A segment of the Desulfofalx alkaliphila DSM 12257 genome:
TGAGATTAAGTATACCATTGTCGGTTCGGTGGAGGCTGATCCAGACAGCAATAAGATTTCAAATGAATCACCTGTTGGCAAGGCTATATTAGGACAAAAAAAGGGTGAAGTTGTGGTTGTAGAGGTGCCGGCAGGAAAACTTGAATATAAAATAGTAGATATATTATAATTTTGACAGTAGTCCTAAGGAACATCGGGGGGTTGTAGATGGCAAACGTTGAAGAATTAAATGAACTAATGCAAGTGCGTCGAGAAAAACTAAATGAAATGTACAATGATAACATCAAGCCATATGGGGGTAAATTTGACCGGACCCACCTGGCTGCAGAAATTGTAGATAATTTCGAGACCTATGAGGGACAAACTGTGGTGTTGGCAGGGAGGATAATGGCCAAGCGCGGTCACGGGAAGGCCAGCTTTGCAAACCTTCAGGATGGAAGCGGCACAATTCAGATATACGGCAGATTGGATGATCTGGGCGAGAAAAGTTATCGCTGGTTTGAGAAGTTGGATATTGGCGACCTTATAGGTGCCACAGGCAAGGTGTTTAAAACCCGCCGCGGTGAAGTCACTGTTTCACTGACGTCATATACTATACTGTCAAAATCCCTGCGCCCCTTGCCGGAAAAGTGGCATGGTCTCAAGGATGTTGATTTACGCTATCGGCAAAGGTATGTTGATTTAACAGTTAACCCCGATGTGAGGCAAACCTTTATTACCAGAAGCCGCATAATAAAAGAGATTCGCAACTACCTGGATAAACAGGGCTTTCTTGAGGTGGAGACCCCGATGATGCAGCCAATTGCCGGGGGAGCCGCTGCCAGGCCCTTTATCACCCATCATAATGCTTTAGATATGCAGCTGTACTTGCGCATTGCTCCGGAGCTCTACCTAAAGAGGCTGCTGGTGGGAGGATTTGAAAAAGTATATGAAATAAATCGCAACTTTAGAAACGAAGGTATTTCCACCAAGCACAATCCTGAATTTACCATGCTGGAGCTATATCAAGCCTATGCTGACTACGAAGATATGATGGAACTAACTGAAAATCTAATTAGCACTGTGGCCCACAAGGTCTTGGGCACGACGCT
Coding sequences within it:
- the lysS gene encoding lysine--tRNA ligase yields the protein MANVEELNELMQVRREKLNEMYNDNIKPYGGKFDRTHLAAEIVDNFETYEGQTVVLAGRIMAKRGHGKASFANLQDGSGTIQIYGRLDDLGEKSYRWFEKLDIGDLIGATGKVFKTRRGEVTVSLTSYTILSKSLRPLPEKWHGLKDVDLRYRQRYVDLTVNPDVRQTFITRSRIIKEIRNYLDKQGFLEVETPMMQPIAGGAAARPFITHHNALDMQLYLRIAPELYLKRLLVGGFEKVYEINRNFRNEGISTKHNPEFTMLELYQAYADYEDMMELTENLISTVAHKVLGTTLITYEDQEINLAAPWQRIPMLEAVKMHSGVDFGQIKTDEEARAKAKALGIEVEADESWGSVLNKVFEEKVEPQLIQPTFILDYPVEISPLAKRKDDQPELTYRFELFIYGRELANAFSELNDPLDQRERFQNQLKKRAAGDDEAHMMDDDYIQALEYGMPPAGGLGIGIDRLIMLLTDSPSIRDVILFPLMRPRD